In Helicobacter sp. 11S03491-1, the genomic stretch CACCCATACCCCCATTCTTCACGTTTATTACGCACTCCATTATAACAAGTATGGGTATCTTCTAATATCAAATCCAATACACCTAAATCTCTAGCAAGTTTAAATTCTTGAGCTTTATCCAGATACATCAAAGGGGTGAGGATTTTAATAGAAGTATCAGATCCCAGATTTAGAGTATTTTCTATAGATTTAATAAATTCTTCCCTGCAATCAGGATAGCCGCTATAGTCTTGTTGTGAAACTCCTAGTATTAAGGTATCTGCGGCTATTTTTTGAGCAAAACTATGAGCTATGGTAATGAATATGGCATTGCGATTAGGGACAAAAGAAGCAGGAAGAGAGTGATTTTGAGGGTGAGTAGAATTTACATTTTGTGTGTTTGATTGCAATAAAGCAGATTCCACAATTTGCGCAAAAAAATCTATTTTAATTAAATGAAAAGGAAGATTTAGTTTTTGAGCAATTAGTTTAGCCTGAGTGAGTTCAATTTTATGTTTTTGATTGTAATCAAAACCGATCAATATTACTTCATCAAATTTATTTTTTGCCCATACACTTGTGGTTGTGCTATCTTGACCACCGCTAAAGCTTACAACGCATTTTGATCCCATAAGTCTCTCCTAAAATTGGCTTAAAGCATTTGATATAATACAAAAATTTCTTTAAGGATAAGGATGTTTGAGATTGTATTGCCCAAACAAGTTGCTCATCTTATTGCAATATTAGAAAATAATGGATTTGAGGCTTATGTTGTAGGGGGTTGTGTGCGTGATAGTTTATTGAGAGAGAATTTTTTGAATTTTTCAGATATTTTTCCAAAGGATTGGGATATTGCAACCTCAGGCATGCCCCAAGCTCTCATGAATATATTGAAGGCATCAGGAATTTTGGCAATCCCTACGGGTATCAGGCATGGCACAATAAGTGCTGTGATAGAAGGAAAAACTTATGAGATCACAACTTATCGCACAGAAAATGAATATGAACATCACCGCAGACCTAAAAAAGTTGGCTTTGTCCAAAATATTCAAGAAGATCTGTTTAGACGAGATTTTACAATCAATGCTATGGCATATCACCCAATACGTGGGCTTGTTGATGTTTGCGGGGGAAGAGAAGATTTAGAAAATAAAATTATTCGCGCTGTTGGGAATGCTAATGAACGCTTTGAAGAAGACGCCTTAAGGATATTACGAGCACTCCGATTGGCTTCCGGGATTGGTTTTGAAATTTTTTGTCAAACCAAGGAAGCTATTTTTTCTCATAAAAAACTTTTGAAATTTATATCAAAAGAACGACTTAAAAAAGAGATTGAAGAGTTTATTTGTGGGCAATATGTGCGAGGTGTATGGGAAGAATATGCTGAAATTATTGCTTTTGTGTTAGATGATGAGGGAGAATTTTTTAATCAAACCCGGATTTTACAAAAAAGCAAAGAAACTCTCAAAATCATTGAGTATTGCCCAAGAAATCCAACAATAAGAATGACAGCATTATTTTGTGGCATGAAAGATCCTTTCAAAACAGCTCAAAAAATTTTGAAAAATCTCAAATATGATAATAAAAACACAAAAACAATCCTAAAACTTATCAAATACACTTCTATTCCCCTTTGCGATGAGAAGCAATGGATTAAAAAATACTTGCGTCTTCTGGGAAAAGAGGATTTTAAGATGTTTTTAGATCTTCAATATGCCAAAGCTAAAGCTTTTGATCCTCAAGAAGACAATCAAGAAGAATTAGAAAAACTACAAAGTATTTTTGAAAAGCTTCAAGAAATTCTGCAAAAAGAAGAAGCTTTTATGCTAAAAGATTTGATGATTAATGGGCATGATCTTCAAGCCCTTGGTGTCCAAAAAGGCAAGGAGATCCATAATATCCTTGAGGCTATCCTTGATGCCATCATCCATGAGGATATTCCAAATACCCAAGAGACAATCATTGAGTTTGTTAAGAAAAATTTTTTATAACCATATAAGTGACTTATTAAGTATTGAGAAAAAGGTAAATATTAAGGGGATTTGTCTTTAGCAGATTGATGAAGACCATGCAAAAATAATCCCAAATATTTCTCAAAATCAATGACTAAAATATTAAAATACATATCTCATGCCAAGAATATAATGCCATCAAAGCTATAAAATCTTTTATTTGATGTGATAAATATTGATAAATCTATTATTAATAAGAAATAATCTCACAGGAAATATTTTCAAAATAATTCTCCTTTTGGTATAGATTATTATGAAAGAAATTATTTGAAAAATAATATTAAATATTTTAGTGGGATTGTTTGAAGTTCATTGATGTTGGGTTGTTGTTTGAAAAAAAGGTGTTATTACGAACGATTATAGCCCTTCGTTTTGATATTCAATCAAAGCTATCGCATTGTTAAAAGAACAAAAAATGATTAAGGACAGAAAAATACCGGCATACATATAAAATTCTCAAAAAACTTTTTTATTTTTGACTTATATTTTTTTAAGATTAATAATTATTTCTATAAATATATATAAAATATTGTTTTTAGCCTAAAAGGAGTAGTTTATTTATCAATAAAATGATTTTTTATAAAAATCAAGTATGCTATAATAATGAGAGATAAAATGAGGTAGAGAATGCAAATAAATTTTAATAACCTACTCATGCTTGCGCCTTTGGCCGGCTATACGGACCTTCCTTTTAGAAGCGTAGTGAAAAAGTTTGGGGTAGATATTACTGTGAGTGAAATGATTAGTTCTCATGCTTTGGTTTATGCCAATGCCAAAACACAAAAAATGGTTGAAAAATCTCCTTTTGAAACGCCTTACTGCGTCCAAATCGCAGGTTCAAAGGAAGATATTCTCAAAGAAGCTATCAATGTGCTTAACACAATAGAAGGCATTGATATTATTGACTTTAATTGTGGTTGCCCTGCTCCAAAGGTTGCCAATCATGGCAATGGAAGTGGATTACTTAAGGATCTCCCCCATTTGGTCAAAATGCTTCACATTATTAAAGAAAATACCAACAAACCCTACACAAGTGTAAAAGTTAGGCTTGGTTTTGATAAAAAAATTCCTTCTGAGATCGCTCATGCCCTCAATGATTCTCCTGTGGATTTTGTCGTAGTCCATGGTCGCACACGTAGTGATAGCTATAAAAAAGACAGGATTGATTATCAAAGTATTGGGATGATGAAGCAAATTCTTAAAGTTCCTTTGATTGCTAATGGCGAGATTGCAAATGTGAAAAAGGCTAAGGAGGTTTTGGATATTACAGGAGCAAATGGTTTGATGATAGGGAGGGCGGCTTTGAGTTCTCCTTGGATATTTTGGCAGATTAAAAACAATACAGATACTATCCCCTCTATTGTGAAGAAGGAATTAGTGTTGCAACATTTTGATGCTATGGTAAAATTCTATGGAGAAAGAGGGGTCGTGATGTTTCGAAAAAATCTCCATGCTTATGCAAAAGGGCATAATGGAGCAAGTGAATTTCGCACAAAGGTTAATTCAATGACCTCCGGCAAACAAATGCGTGAAAATATTGCAATATTTTTTGATGAAAGCATCATTGAGGACGATTTACCTGTGTTAGTTGAGCTTAACAAAAAAAGCATATAATTTAAAGAAAAAGGTTTAGAATTGAAATATTTTTTACTTCCATTTCTATTATTTTTTCCTTTGTGGAGTGGGGAAAATAACTTATTTGTAGGCTTCGGAGGGGGACAAAGCTTAGGACAAGCATATAAAACAAGTTTTTGGCAACAAGCAACCAAAGATAATTCCGGTTGTGCCGGAGGGACTTGTATTGGCAATAAAACAAGTGGTAGTTATGCGAGTGCTAAAAGCAATTCTTTTATGGCAATGGTAGGGGATGAGTTTTTTGTTGATCAATATAAAATCTTTGGGCTTAGGATTTATGGCAGTATTGAATATGCAAATGCTTCTTTGGGAAATTTAAAGAGCAAAAAAAATCAAGAGGGCAGAGATACAAGTTTTACAACCATTACAGGCACAGATTCCACGACAGGATCCCCTACTATAGGGGTTTATAATATGAAATCTGCTCCTCCTCCTCAAGAAGAATTATTTCATAATGGCGTATGGAATGCTTATAGTGTGAATTTAGATTTTTTTCTTAATCTTCCTTTAGATTCGATTATCAAAATGTTTTATAGCAAAATGTTTTTTTTCAAAATTGGGGTATATGCAGGAGGGGGTGTTGAATATGCAACTTTAAGAAGTAGTTCTTGGGAAAATAAGGCGATTGAAAAAAATGAGAAATTTTTTGCTTCAGGAAGTGGATTTTTTGCAAATTTAGGAGGTTCTATTTATTTGGGAAGACATAATCGTATCAATATAGGCATCAAGATCCCTTATTATTCACTGAATTCTCAAAATTGGCATAATTTTGGCAGTCCTGATCCTTGGGAGCAACAGCTTTTAAGGCAAAATTTTGATATTAAAAAAAATAGAGAATGGCGAGTGAGTTATGTTTTTTTATTTTAATCATGATTTTTTTCATCATAAGAGATAGTTGTTTTTGGGTCTGAATTTTGAATTTTTTTAATTCTGTCAAGGATATTACCTCTGCCTATTTGGAGTGATTTATTTGCATTTTCATATCGATTTTGAAGCGTTTCAATGCTTTTTCCTATATCATCCATATACCTGCAAAAGGTAATAAGCTTTTCTTTGAGTGTCTCTAATTTAGAAATAATATGGCGATAGTCTTTATCAATTTGTTCATTTTTCCATAAATTATTAATAGTCATTAAAATAGACATAAGCGTAGTGGGCGAAGTAAGCACAACTTTCATATTATAGGCCTTGTTGAATAAATCA encodes the following:
- a CDS encoding outer membrane beta-barrel protein; this translates as MKYFLLPFLLFFPLWSGENNLFVGFGGGQSLGQAYKTSFWQQATKDNSGCAGGTCIGNKTSGSYASAKSNSFMAMVGDEFFVDQYKIFGLRIYGSIEYANASLGNLKSKKNQEGRDTSFTTITGTDSTTGSPTIGVYNMKSAPPPQEELFHNGVWNAYSVNLDFFLNLPLDSIIKMFYSKMFFFKIGVYAGGGVEYATLRSSSWENKAIEKNEKFFASGSGFFANLGGSIYLGRHNRINIGIKIPYYSLNSQNWHNFGSPDPWEQQLLRQNFDIKKNREWRVSYVFLF
- a CDS encoding CCA tRNA nucleotidyltransferase, with protein sequence MFEIVLPKQVAHLIAILENNGFEAYVVGGCVRDSLLRENFLNFSDIFPKDWDIATSGMPQALMNILKASGILAIPTGIRHGTISAVIEGKTYEITTYRTENEYEHHRRPKKVGFVQNIQEDLFRRDFTINAMAYHPIRGLVDVCGGREDLENKIIRAVGNANERFEEDALRILRALRLASGIGFEIFCQTKEAIFSHKKLLKFISKERLKKEIEEFICGQYVRGVWEEYAEIIAFVLDDEGEFFNQTRILQKSKETLKIIEYCPRNPTIRMTALFCGMKDPFKTAQKILKNLKYDNKNTKTILKLIKYTSIPLCDEKQWIKKYLRLLGKEDFKMFLDLQYAKAKAFDPQEDNQEELEKLQSIFEKLQEILQKEEAFMLKDLMINGHDLQALGVQKGKEIHNILEAILDAIIHEDIPNTQETIIEFVKKNFL
- a CDS encoding tRNA-dihydrouridine synthase, translating into MQINFNNLLMLAPLAGYTDLPFRSVVKKFGVDITVSEMISSHALVYANAKTQKMVEKSPFETPYCVQIAGSKEDILKEAINVLNTIEGIDIIDFNCGCPAPKVANHGNGSGLLKDLPHLVKMLHIIKENTNKPYTSVKVRLGFDKKIPSEIAHALNDSPVDFVVVHGRTRSDSYKKDRIDYQSIGMMKQILKVPLIANGEIANVKKAKEVLDITGANGLMIGRAALSSPWIFWQIKNNTDTIPSIVKKELVLQHFDAMVKFYGERGVVMFRKNLHAYAKGHNGASEFRTKVNSMTSGKQMRENIAIFFDESIIEDDLPVLVELNKKSI
- the queC gene encoding 7-cyano-7-deazaguanine synthase QueC, translated to MGSKCVVSFSGGQDSTTTSVWAKNKFDEVILIGFDYNQKHKIELTQAKLIAQKLNLPFHLIKIDFFAQIVESALLQSNTQNVNSTHPQNHSLPASFVPNRNAIFITIAHSFAQKIAADTLILGVSQQDYSGYPDCREEFIKSIENTLNLGSDTSIKILTPLMYLDKAQEFKLARDLGVLDLILEDTHTCYNGVRNKREEWGYGCGECPACKLRKNAWEKYLKAYQSIQNNL